A window of Apium graveolens cultivar Ventura chromosome 8, ASM990537v1, whole genome shotgun sequence contains these coding sequences:
- the LOC141680346 gene encoding uncharacterized protein LOC141680346 encodes MCVDYTSLSSAFPKDSYPLPNIDQLIDATSGHVMLSFMNAFSGYNQVKMNPADIAKTAFITHRAVYAFIMIPFGLINAGATYQKMMNTIFKDQLGRNMESYVDDMISKSTIIPEHIRDLKECFDNLRKYNMKLNPEKCAFGVPSRKFLGFLVSESGIEANPEKIKAIMEMTVPWTQKDIQKLAGCLAALRRFIPKLVEKCLPFFELLKGAQNKKMIDWTPDCQTTFEEVKRHLINPPILSKAKPGEPLYLYIAAGERAVSSALIREENGMQTPVYYASQVLKDAETLYPNLEKFALALVHSSRKLRQYIQGREIRVITNQPLRKIIHKPDASRRLVNWAIELSQFNIKFIPRTTINAQALAEFVMECTFPEAPETPKTRSEGEKESNNRDSWTLHVDGSATAERSGAGLILSSPDVFTIQQANTFAFKATNSQAEYEALLSGLRLAKSLGVRNLTIYSDSQIVVRQTNGEYVAKDPKLAQYQEMVRAILKTIPDSTILQINREENAKADELSKLVQNTSDLSSSVYFEELGVPSTDRPEVLCVSSPENWMTPYIAYLKDGTLPEDQNKARYLKYKATHFFLEDNQLYRRTFSAPTLKCVDPDEADYCLWEVHEGICGDHLAAKAVAYKVIKQGYYWPTIHADSVAYVKKCSKCQKFSNVPKQGSSLPGSVLSPFPFAVWGIDIKGPFPRAKGDLRYVLVAIDYMTKWAEAKAMRTINQQDCIKFVDMIVMRFGIPMVLISDNGP; translated from the coding sequence ATGTGCGTGGATTATACAAGCCTCAGTTCGGCGTTTCCTAAAGACTCCTACCCCCTGCCCAATATTGACCAGCTGATAGACGCGACCTCGGGCCATGTAATGCTAAGTTTCATGAACGCCTTCTCGGGATACAACCAAGTCAAGATGAACCCGGCAGATATTGCGAAGACGGCATTCATCACACACCGGGCTGTCTACGCTTTTATTATGATACCGTTTGGGTTAATCAACGCCGGGGCAACATACCAAAAAATGATGAATACCATCTTCAAAGATCAGCTGGGCAGGAACATGGAATcttatgttgatgatatgatcTCTAAGTcgaccataatcccagagcacATCCGAGACCTCAAGGAGTGTTTCGACAACTTGAGGAAGTACAACATGAAGCTGAACCCGGAGAAATGCGCGTTCGGGGTTCCCTCCAGAAAGTTTCTTGGTTTTCTGGTCAGTGAAAGTGGAATAGAGGCCAACCCTGAGAAAATCAAAGCTATAATGGAAATGACAGTCCCCTGGACTCAAAAGGACATTCAAAAGCTTGCAGGATGCTTAGCAGCCCTTCGAAGATTTATCCCAAAATTGGTAGAAAAGTGTCTGCCTTTCTTTGAGCTATTAAAGGGGGCCCAGAACAAAAAGATGATCGACTGGACCCCGGATTGCCAAACAACGTTTGAGGAAGTCAAGCGACATCTGATAAACCCACCTATTTTGTCAAAAGCAAAGCCCGGAGAACCCCTTTATCTCTACATTGCAGCCGGGGAAAGAGCGGTATCTTCCGCACTCATTCGGGAAGAAAATGGGATGCAGACCCCGGTATACTATGCAAGCCAAGTCCTGAAAGATGCGGAAACCCTGTACCCAAACTTGGAAAAATTCGCACTGGCTCTTGTGCACTCGAGCAGAAAACTAAGACAATACATCCAAGGCCGGGAAATCAGGGTAATCACTAATCAACCACTTCGCAAAATCATCCACAAGCCAGACGCCTCCAGAAGGTTAGTCAATTGGGCAATCGAGTTGAGCCAGTTCAATATCAAATTTATCCCGAGGACAACCATAAACGCCCAGGCGTTGGCCGAATTCGTCATGGAATGCACCTTTCCGGAAGCCCCAGAGACGCCTAAAACCCGATCCGAAGGGGAGAAAGAGTCTAACAACCGGGATTCTTGGACATTACATGTTGATGGCTCGGCTACAGCTGAAAGGTCCGGAGCCGGCCTGATCCTCTCCAGCCCGGATGTATTCACAATCCAGCAGGCCAATACCTTCGCCTTCAAAGCAACAAACAGCCAGGCTGAATATGAAGCTCTACTCTCCGGGCTCAGGTTAGCCAAATCCCTTGGAGTAAGGAATTTAACAATTTATAGTGATTCTCAGATTGTGGTAAGGCAAACCAATGGTGAATATGTCGCAAAAGATCCTAAATTGGCCCAGTATCAGGAAATGGTTAGAGCAATCCTGAAAACCATACCGGACTCAACCATCTTGCAGATAAACAGAGAGGAAAATGCGAAAGCAGACGAGCTGTCCAAGCTCGTCCAGAATACTTCAGATTTAAGCAGCTCGGTTTACTTCGAGGAGCTTGGAGTCCCCAGCACCGATCGGCCCGAAGTATTATGTGTTAGTAGCCCGGAAAATTGGATGACTCCTTACATAGCCTATCTCAAGGACGGCACCCTTCCGGAAGATCAGAACAAAGCCCGGTACCTCAAGTATAAGGCTACACACTTCTTTTTAGAAGACAATCAGTTATACCGGAGAACTTTCTCTGCACCAACGTTAAAGTGCGTTGATCCGGATGAAGCGGATTACTGTCTTTGGGAGGTTCACGAGGGGATCTGCGGGGATCATCTAGCCGCTAAAGCTGTAGCCTACAAGGTCATCAAACAAGGCTACTATTGGCCCACAATCCACGCTGACTCAGTCGCCTATGTCAAGAAATGCAGCAAGTGCCAGAAGTTCAGCAACGTACCAAAACAAGGTTCAAGCCTCCCCGGGTCCGTTCTCTCCCCATTCCCATTCGCTGTCTGGGGAATCGACATCAAGGGTCCTTTCCCTCGGGCAAAAGGGGACCTGCGTTACGTTCTGGTAGCAATAGATTATATGACTAAGTGGGCGGAGGCCAAGGCTATGAGAACCATTAACCAGCAAGACTGCATCAAGTTTGTGGACATGATTGtaatgaggttcgggatcccgatGGTTTTAATCTCGGACAACGGGCCATAG